The DNA segment ACGCAAGGAACGGAACTCTTTTTACTTCAAGGGGGAAAGTAAACATAAAAGCTGCTAAATATAAAAACGACTTTACTCCTTTAGACCCCGAATGTGATTGCTATACGTGTAGGAACTTTACAAAGGCCTACCTTCGCCACCTCTACGTTTCTAAACATATAAATGCTGCAATTCTTAACACTATTCACAACTTACATTTTTACTCTACTTTGATGAAAAAAATTCGTGAGGCTATAAAAGAAGGAAAGTTTAGCGAGTTTAAAAGGGAATTTTTGGAAAGGTATTTTGGAGGTTAGGGGGGATAAGGCATGTACAAATTGAGATTTACTGTCCATCCCCCCTCAAATACTCAATAACCCTCTCCATCCCTTCTGGAAGAGGAACTTCAAACTCTAAAACCTTCCCCGTTCTCGGATGTTTGAAGGAAAGGTAATACGCACAGAGGGCGTGCATTCCCATTTCTTCTATGAGATTCCTTAAATTCTCGTCCTTTATACGGGAAGGTTTAAAACCGTAAGTTTTATCTCCAAGCAAAGGATACCCCAAGTAAGACATATGGACTCTTATTTGGTGTGTTCTTCCCGTTTCAAGTTTGCACTTTATTAAAGAAATATTGTGATTTTCAAACTTTTCTAAAACCCAATAGTTGGTAATAGCCTCTTTTGGAGAAGTTGTGTTAGGAGAAAACTTTTTTCTGTCAAATTTATCTCTACCTATTGGAACAACTATTCTATCGTAATCCTTTCTCGGAATTCCAAAGATTAAAGCCTTGTAGAACCTCCCAACAGTTCTACTTTTAAACTGTTCTATTAAAGACTGTTGGGCTAAGTCGTTTTTAGCAACAACCAAAAGCCCTGCTGTGTCTTTGTCTAGTCTATGAACAATTCCAGGACGGAGCGTTCCATTTATTCCTTGGAAATCTTTAACGTGGTGTAAAAGGGCATTTACAAGTGTTCCACTGTAATGTCCCGGAGCCGGATGAACAACAAGCCCAGCCGGTTTATTAATAACAATTACGTCTTCATCTTCATAAACAATGTCTAAAGGTATATCTTCAGGTTCTAAGTCCAAAGGAACAGGCTCCGGAATTTCAAAGGCAACGGTTTCTCCTTCTTTAACTTTATAGGAAGGTTTTTTAACAATTTTTCCATTAATGCTGACTTCTCCGTCTTCTATAAGATGTTTTGCTTGGGAGCGGGATATATCCACAATACTTGCCAAAAATTGGTCAAGTCTCATTCCTTTTTTCTCTTTATCAACTACTACTTCCATTTTTTCCTCATAGCCCAATTTTGGTTAGAGAAATATATTTTTTATCCTCAGTTAAAACCACAGGGAGACTTTAAATGAGAAAGATTGTTTGCCCAAATTGCAAAAAGGAAGCGACTTGGGAAGGTAATCCTTACCGTCCGTTTTGTAGTGAAAAATGTAAGCTTGCCGACCTTTCAAAGTGGCTAAACGAAGAATACAGAGTAGAGTCTTGCGGGGTTCAAAGTGGCAAAGAAGAAAACAGAGAGTAATCTAACTCCAGCCTTAAAACAGTATTTAGAGATAAAGGAAAAGTACAAAGATGCAATCTTGATGTTCAGAATGGGAGACTTTTTTGAGATGTTTTTTGAGGATGCAGAAATTGCTTCAAGAGAGCTTGAGATAGCCTTAACTTCAAGGCCTTTTGGAAAAACTGGAGAGCGGGCACCAATGTGCGGTGTCCCTTACCACTCAGTAGATGGATACATAGCAAAACTTGTTAGGAAAGGTTATAAAGTTGCAATCTGTGAACAACTTGAAGAGCCAAAGCCTGGAAAAAAAGTTGTAGACAGGGGAGTTGTAAGAGTAATAACTCCTGGAACATACTTTGAAGATGAAACAGAGGATAGATTTTTAATGTCAATATACCCTTCAAAAGATCTTTTTAGCGTTGCCTTTACTGAACTTTCAACGGGAGATCTCTTTTTCACTACAGTTAATGAGGAAGGTTTAAAGTCCATCCTTTCAAAATTTAAACCAATAGAGATAATCGTTCCAAGCGGTTTTCAGGATTCCTCTTTAATAAAAGAGGTCTTACAGGACGCAAAAATAGAAGAAAGAGACAAAGACTTTTTCGAGACAAGAAGAGTAAACACTTTGGATTTAGAAAGGGAGAGTGAACAGAAAGCCTTAGCTGGACTTTTGGATTTTATAGAAGAAACACAACTAGAATTTACCCCAAAGATAAAACCTCCCAAAAGATACACTGGAGAAAAATACATATACCTTGACCCTCAAACTCAAAAGAACTTGGAACTTGTAGAACCAATAAACGAAAGACTTACAAATGCCTCTCTTTTTGGGGTCTTAAATAGAACAAAAACAGGAATGGGAAGAAGACTTCTAAAGTTCTGGATACTCCATCCTTTAAAGAATAAAAAGGAGATAGAAGAAAGACTTTTAGCCGTTGAGGAACTAATAAACAATTCCTCTCTAAGAGAAGAAGTTTCGGAAATTCTTTCAAAAGTTTACGATGTAGAAAGACTTTTATCAAAAATAACTTCCGGAATAGCAACTCCAAAAGACTTAGCTTCTTTAAGGGCTTCTTTAAAAGTTTTAAAGAACTTAAAGAAAACACTTTCCAATCTTAAATCTCCTCTTCTTAAGAAAATCTATGAAAGTTTTGACGACCTTTACGACATCTACTGCGAGCTTGAAAGAATTTTAGTGGAAAATCCTCCCTTTTCTCCCAAAGAAGGTGGAATTGTAAAAGAAGGAGTAAACAAAGAACTTGACGAACTAAGAAGAATAAAAAGTGAAGGAGAAAAAATTATTAAATCAATTGAAGAAAGGGAAAGAAAAAGAACCGGCATTTCGAGTTTGAAAATCGGTTTTAACAATGTCTTTGGTTATTATATAGAAGTTTCAAAGGCAAATTTACACCTTGTTCCTAAGGACTACATCAGAAAACAGACCCTTGTTAATGCAGAAAGATTTATAACTCCAGAGCTTAAGGAGTTTGAGGAGAAAGTTCTTTCTTCTCAAGAAAGAATAGAAAAACTTGAGTATGAAATTTTTGTAAACTTACGGCGATTTGTTTCGCAAAATGCCGAAAGAATTCAAAATACAGCGGAAAAAATAGGAACTATCGATGTTCTTCTTTCTTTTTCAAAAGTTGCAATAGAGAGAGGATATACAAAGCCTGAGATTACTGAAAGTTTTGAAATAAGGATAAAAGAAGGAAAACATCCTGTTCTTGAAAAGTTTCTTGAAGAGGACTTTATTCCCAACGATGTGGAATTAACAAAGGAAGGTTTCATCCTAATAGTTACCGGCCCAAACATGGGAGGAAAATCGGTTTATTTAAGACAAACCGCCCTTATCACAATAATGGCACAGATAGGTTCCTTTGTTCCTGCAAAACGTGCAGAAATTGGAATAGTTGATAGAGTATTTTCAAGGGTTGGAGCAGCGGACAACTTAACACGGGGTCTTTCTACCTTCATGATGGAAATGGTGGAAACTGCAAACATTTTGAAAAATGCAACTTCAAAAAGCCTTGTTATACTAGATGAAATAGGAAGGGGAACAAGCACTTACGATGGAATGAGTATTGCAAGGGCGGTGGTCGAATATATATCAACCAAAGTAAGAGCAAAAACCCTTTTTGCTACCCACTATCACGAACTTACAGAGTTAGAAGAAAAAATAGAAGGAGTAAAGAACCTTCATGTATCTGTAGAAGAAGTTGAAAATAAAATAATCTTTACTCACAAAGTCCTTCCGGGAGCATCTGAGAAATCTTACGGAATCCATGTTGCAGAGTTAGCAGGACTACCAAAAGAAGTTGTAGAGAGAGCAAAAGAGATCTTGAATGAAATTGAAAGAAAGGAAAGAGAAGAAGTAGAAAAAACTAAAGAAGAGCTCCCTCTTTTAAAGGTTGCAGAGGAAAAAAAGGTCTTTTACGAAACAAAAACGAAAGAAGTTGAAAGCGAAATTGTTAGAGAACTTGAAAAGGTTGAAATCTCAACGACAACTCCTCTAGAAGCTCTAATGATTTTAGCTAAGCTAAAGGAAAAAATAAAGAAGAGGAAAGGAAACTAACAGGATATAGCCCCTAAAAATCTACATTTATTCCCACACCAAAAGAGTAAGCTTTTTCCATTGTTAAATCTTTAGTGAACAAAAACTGAACGGCTAAACCATCAGCTATTACGATGTCCGCTCCAATTTTTAGCCTTGCAATCACATAGTTTTGAACGAAATCTTTTAACCAGTCTTGACTGTCACTGAACTTGTAAGCAGAAGGAAAATCATCTGAATGAAGTCCTAATCCTAAAGCCATACCTCCAAAAGGAATAACAGAGAACATATCGGCAACTACAAGAATTTTTCTGTCTGCCCCAAAGTAAGGTATCTGAAGAAGAAAGTTATACATTCCTTCAACGTGTCTTATTCCTTTACTTTCAAATTTCTTCCAACCAAAAGCAAAAGACCCACCATGTCTTAGGTAATTTTTATACTTAAGGAAGGCTATCTCTACTCTTTTTACATTGTCAAAAATACCATTGTTAGAAAATGAATATTCAAACATAACGTTAACTTTCCTACCGTGCTCGTATCCTTCTTTCCAACTGTAAAGTGTATTAATCCCAGCATTGGCAGTAGCAAGAGAAAATAAAGCTATTAAGACTGCTAAAAGTTTTTTCACAACTCCCCCTTTACTTTCCTTGGGTTTGTTTATTTTTCAGGAAATCAACAATAACTTTCGAAACAACATGGTTTTTAACACTATTTGCAAGATCCAAAGGTGTTTTTCCTCTATTGTTCTTCATATTCGGATCTGCACCCTTTAAAAGTAAAAGTTTAGCTAATCTTTGACTTCCTTTTGTCGTTGCACAGTAGTGTAAGGGAGTATTCCCGTAACTATCTTTAGCATTAACATTTGCTCCTTTATCTATTAAAAACTTCGCTACCCTATAGCTATTGTAAATGGTCGCCACGTGTAAAGGTGTATATCCATACTTGTCTTTTGCGTTAACGTTGGCCCCATGCTCTACGAGAAGTTTTGCTATCGGCAAATTGTTTCTGATAGCCGCTTGATGTAAAGGAGAAAAATCAAAGTAATCTTTTTCGTTTACATTTGCACCGTGATTTACTAGAAGCTTTACAAGCTTATAGTTATTAAGGTCAACAGCGTGAAAAAGTGGTGTCCACCCAAATTTGTCCTTTATGTCTACTGGAACTCCTCTCCTTAAGATTTCTTTTACTTTCTCAACATCTCCCTCTTTTACAGCTTTAAAAAACTCCTTTTTTGTTTTCCTATCAACTCTTACAGTATCAGCTTTTGCCATGTGTGAAGTATTAAAAGTGGATAGTGGAAATACAGCCACAATTTCCAGTGCAAGAAAAAAGCCTAAAAGTTTTCTCATTCTTCACTCCTTAAATCTTCTAATATTTTTAGAATATCGTCCAAGCTTTTAGCATCAACGTAAAGTTTTTTATCCGGCGTAAAAGTTGCACCTTTGGATTTTACAAACTTAACTATGGTATCCGGCAAGATGTTGGGAGAATCACTGAAAGTTAAAATAAGCTTCCCTGACTCTGTCATAGAAACTTCTTTAATACCTATCTCTTTTGCAAGTTTTTTTATCTTCATTATTTTGAACATATTAACAAGATCTGGCAGAACACCGTGAATTTTCTCTATTTCTTTTAAAACTTTTTCTGGGTTTTCCGACCTCGAAAGCTGACCGTAAACCTTCGACCTTTCTTTCGTATCCTCTATGTAGTCCTCAGGAATAAACGCCTCTACCGGTATGTTAACTTTTACATCTTCCTCTTCTTTTTGAGTCTTAACCTCCTCAAAGAGTTTTATGTAAAGGTCTAAGCCAACAGTGTTAACAAAACCGCTCTGCTTTGGACCAAGTAAAGTTCCAGCTCCTCTTATTTCTAAATCCTTCATTGCAAGCTGGAAACCACCACCTAAAGGGGAAATTTTTTTCATTGCCTCAAGTCTCTTAATAGCAGAAGGTGTGAGTTTTGCATCCTTTGAAGTTAGAAGATAACAGTAACCTTTCTCAACTCCTCTACCAACTCTTCCTCTAAGCTGATAAAGCTGAGAAAGTCCAAACTTTTCTGCTCCAATAACGATTAAAGTATTTGCAGAGGGAACATCAAGTCCTGACTCAACAATAGAAGTTGAAATTAAGATTTTTATCTTCCCTTCAAAAAAGTTGTGCATTACTCTCTCTATTTTGTCTGCCTTCATCTGGCCATGAACGATATCAATAGGAACATCTGGAAACATCGTTTCTATTTTTTCTTTTAGAGGTTCAAGTTCATCTATATCGTTTTGAACAATAAAAACCTGTCCATTCCTTTCAAGCTCCCTCTCTATCGCTGTTTTCAGTATCTTATCTGAGTATTTGGAAACAACTACTTTTGTTCCCCTTCTTCCGGGAGGTGGCGTTTCTATAACGGAAATGTCCCTAAATCCAGAAAGGGCAGAATAAAGTGTTCTTGGAATTGGAGTAGCAGAAAGATAAAGAACATCAAGGTTTTTCTTCATTTTTGTGAGTTTTTCTTTTGTTTTTACTCCAAAACGGTGTTCCTCATCTATTATTAAAAGTCCTAAATTTTTAAACTCTACATCGTCTTGAGTAAGTCTATGGGTTCCAATAATTATATCTATTTCTCCTTTTTTGAGTCTTTCTAAGATTTCCTTTTGTTCCTTCTTTGTCTTAAAGCGAGAAATTGCTTCTATCTTGACAGGAAAACCTTTGAAACGTTTCCTAAAGGTTCTATAGTGCTGGTCAACCAAAATTGTAGTCGGGGCAATAAGGGCTACTTGCTTTCCTGCAGAGACCGCTTTCATAGCGGCTCTCATTGCTACTTCTGTCTTTCCATAACCAACATCTCCACAAATTCACCTATCCATAGGTTTGTTAGATTCCATATCTTTATATACTTCTCTTATAGTTTTTAACTGGTCAGGAGTTGGTTTATAAGGGAAACGTTTTTCAAATTCTCTTATTAAAGTTTCATCTCCAATAATTCTTTCACCTTTTGAAGTCTTTCTTTCTTTATAAAGCTCTGCTAGTTCCTTGGCAAACTTTACAAGGGATGCCTTTATTTTCCTTTCAAGGTTTTTCCAAGAGGTTCCCCCAAGTTTATCAAGCTTTGGAGACTTTCCTTTATACCCTGAGTACTTATAAATCCTATCTATTTGAGTAAAAGGAGCGTAAAGTCTTTCTCCACCAGCATACTCAATTTCTATAAAGTCAAAAGTTTTTCCTCTTATTTCTCTACTTACTATTCCTCGGAATATTCCTATCCCGTAGTCCCTATGAACAACAAGAGTTCCGGGTTCTAAAGTGGTGATATCTTCTTTTTTGTTAACTTCAATGAGAACTTCCGACTCTGTAAGCCAAGCAACCTTCTTATTTAGAAGCTTAAAGCCTCCAGAAGAAACTCCCTTTTCCGCTTCAAGTTCCAGTCCATACTTCTTAGCCAGTTTTTCTGCTTCTACTTTTAGAGTTTCAGTAGTATAAAAGAGGCTTACTTTATATCCTTCTAAAGACCGAAATATTTCTTCTAAATTCTCATCGTTTACAGGTGGAAGAGGAGATATTCCAAAGTCTATTCCTTCCTTTATGGATTTCTCATAAATAGAAATCGTAGGCTTAAACTCTCCATGAAAGATAAAGTCTTCAGGTTTTGCAGAAGGTATACCTTCTTTTTTTAATATTTCGAAATTTTCTTCTACAGCTTTTATAAAAGTTTCACCGGCTGTTCTTACTTGATCCGGTTCTAAAACCACTAAAGGCAACTCTCCCGTGTAATCTGTGATGGGAACGAGTTCCATCACATCTGGCAGTAGCTTTTCGGCTCCGCTTATCTCGCCAAGTATCAAGTGTCTTTCAACAATTTCTGGATAAATTTTTGAAATCCTGTTTAACTTTTCCTCATCAACCGGAAGTTCTAAAGTTGGAACAATAACAAATCTTTCTACTTCTTTATTATCCACCGTTATTTTCTCTACTGTATCCCCAAAAAATTCAAAGACTACTCTCTCACCAAGAGGAGTTACAACCTCGAGAGTATCTCCCCTAAGGCTAAATTCCCCTTCTTCTGGTTCACTGTCAACCCGTCTATAACCCAGAATAGTGAGTTTCTTAGGAAGTTCTTGATATGAAATTTCCTCTTGATTTTCAATTTCTACTATGTAGTTAAGAAACTCATCTATGGAAGGAACTTTTTGCAAAAATGAAGAAGGCGTAAGAACAACCACATCAAACTTTTGAGAAAGCATCTTGTAAAGAGCTTTTAACCTTTTATACTGATAAAGAGAAAGTGGAGAAGACACATCTAAAGGGGGAACATCCCAAGCTGGAAGGTAAACTACAGAAAAAC comes from the Desulfurobacteriaceae bacterium genome and includes:
- a CDS encoding RluA family pseudouridine synthase is translated as MEVVVDKEKKGMRLDQFLASIVDISRSQAKHLIEDGEVSINGKIVKKPSYKVKEGETVAFEIPEPVPLDLEPEDIPLDIVYEDEDVIVINKPAGLVVHPAPGHYSGTLVNALLHHVKDFQGINGTLRPGIVHRLDKDTAGLLVVAKNDLAQQSLIEQFKSRTVGRFYKALIFGIPRKDYDRIVVPIGRDKFDRKKFSPNTTSPKEAITNYWVLEKFENHNISLIKCKLETGRTHQIRVHMSYLGYPLLGDKTYGFKPSRIKDENLRNLIEEMGMHALCAYYLSFKHPRTGKVLEFEVPLPEGMERVIEYLRGDGQ
- the yacG gene encoding DNA gyrase inhibitor YacG; translated protein: MRKIVCPNCKKEATWEGNPYRPFCSEKCKLADLSKWLNEEYRVESCGVQSGKEENRE
- the mutS gene encoding DNA mismatch repair protein MutS gives rise to the protein MAKKKTESNLTPALKQYLEIKEKYKDAILMFRMGDFFEMFFEDAEIASRELEIALTSRPFGKTGERAPMCGVPYHSVDGYIAKLVRKGYKVAICEQLEEPKPGKKVVDRGVVRVITPGTYFEDETEDRFLMSIYPSKDLFSVAFTELSTGDLFFTTVNEEGLKSILSKFKPIEIIVPSGFQDSSLIKEVLQDAKIEERDKDFFETRRVNTLDLERESEQKALAGLLDFIEETQLEFTPKIKPPKRYTGEKYIYLDPQTQKNLELVEPINERLTNASLFGVLNRTKTGMGRRLLKFWILHPLKNKKEIEERLLAVEELINNSSLREEVSEILSKVYDVERLLSKITSGIATPKDLASLRASLKVLKNLKKTLSNLKSPLLKKIYESFDDLYDIYCELERILVENPPFSPKEGGIVKEGVNKELDELRRIKSEGEKIIKSIEERERKRTGISSLKIGFNNVFGYYIEVSKANLHLVPKDYIRKQTLVNAERFITPELKEFEEKVLSSQERIEKLEYEIFVNLRRFVSQNAERIQNTAEKIGTIDVLLSFSKVAIERGYTKPEITESFEIRIKEGKHPVLEKFLEEDFIPNDVELTKEGFILIVTGPNMGGKSVYLRQTALITIMAQIGSFVPAKRAEIGIVDRVFSRVGAADNLTRGLSTFMMEMVETANILKNATSKSLVILDEIGRGTSTYDGMSIARAVVEYISTKVRAKTLFATHYHELTELEEKIEGVKNLHVSVEEVENKIIFTHKVLPGASEKSYGIHVAELAGLPKEVVERAKEILNEIERKEREEVEKTKEELPLLKVAEEKKVFYETKTKEVESEIVRELEKVEISTTTPLEALMILAKLKEKIKKRKGN
- a CDS encoding ankyrin repeat domain-containing protein; amino-acid sequence: MRKLLGFFLALEIVAVFPLSTFNTSHMAKADTVRVDRKTKKEFFKAVKEGDVEKVKEILRRGVPVDIKDKFGWTPLFHAVDLNNYKLVKLLVNHGANVNEKDYFDFSPLHQAAIRNNLPIAKLLVEHGANVNAKDKYGYTPLHVATIYNSYRVAKFLIDKGANVNAKDSYGNTPLHYCATTKGSQRLAKLLLLKGADPNMKNNRGKTPLDLANSVKNHVVSKVIVDFLKNKQTQGK
- a CDS encoding DEAD/DEAH box helicase; translation: MCGDVGYGKTEVAMRAAMKAVSAGKQVALIAPTTILVDQHYRTFRKRFKGFPVKIEAISRFKTKKEQKEILERLKKGEIDIIIGTHRLTQDDVEFKNLGLLIIDEEHRFGVKTKEKLTKMKKNLDVLYLSATPIPRTLYSALSGFRDISVIETPPPGRRGTKVVVSKYSDKILKTAIERELERNGQVFIVQNDIDELEPLKEKIETMFPDVPIDIVHGQMKADKIERVMHNFFEGKIKILISTSIVESGLDVPSANTLIVIGAEKFGLSQLYQLRGRVGRGVEKGYCYLLTSKDAKLTPSAIKRLEAMKKISPLGGGFQLAMKDLEIRGAGTLLGPKQSGFVNTVGLDLYIKLFEEVKTQKEEEDVKVNIPVEAFIPEDYIEDTKERSKVYGQLSRSENPEKVLKEIEKIHGVLPDLVNMFKIMKIKKLAKEIGIKEVSMTESGKLILTFSDSPNILPDTIVKFVKSKGATFTPDKKLYVDAKSLDDILKILEDLRSEE
- a CDS encoding CarD family transcriptional regulator; the protein is MFEREIKLLKGKLKSKEPVKCFGLPGASKGFILKEIKKVLSPFFLLVPSENVAELLAEDLKRFGFSVVYLPAWDVPPLDVSSPLSLYQYKRLKALYKMLSQKFDVVVLTPSSFLQKVPSIDEFLNYIVEIENQEEISYQELPKKLTILGYRRVDSEPEEGEFSLRGDTLEVVTPLGERVVFEFFGDTVEKITVDNKEVERFVIVPTLELPVDEEKLNRISKIYPEIVERHLILGEISGAEKLLPDVMELVPITDYTGELPLVVLEPDQVRTAGETFIKAVEENFEILKKEGIPSAKPEDFIFHGEFKPTISIYEKSIKEGIDFGISPLPPVNDENLEEIFRSLEGYKVSLFYTTETLKVEAEKLAKKYGLELEAEKGVSSGGFKLLNKKVAWLTESEVLIEVNKKEDITTLEPGTLVVHRDYGIGIFRGIVSREIRGKTFDFIEIEYAGGERLYAPFTQIDRIYKYSGYKGKSPKLDKLGGTSWKNLERKIKASLVKFAKELAELYKERKTSKGERIIGDETLIREFEKRFPYKPTPDQLKTIREVYKDMESNKPMDR